The DNA sequence CTCCCCAGTATTTCAAATGCCGGATATACCAATCAGTATTGATGAGCGAAAGATTGGCGACGATGACATCCCTTCTATAACCTAACACTTCCTGGGCAAACCATAATGGAAATGTATCATTATCCCCATTGGTGAAAACAATGGCATTTTTATCACAAGAAGTGAGCATATTGATGCCATAATCCTTGGGGATAAAATTTCCGTAGCGGTTGTTCAAAGGTAAATTGGTGAAGAAAGGGATTATGCCAAAGACAATGATACCTGCATAAGCACCTGTTTGGGCATAACGGTTATTCTTCGTCTCTTTTTTCAACCATTCTACAAAGGCATAAAAGCCCAAACCGATCAAAAGACCAAAATAGACATCCGAGGTATGAAAGAAATAATCACGCTCGCGGACTTCTCGTTCCTGATGTTTGGGATTAGCATCGCTTGGAGAAAATCGTAAATTCAAATAGCCTACCATCGCAAAGGTAAGCATGAAGAATATCAGCATCATAAAAATAAACAATTTTCTTTCGCGCTTAAACAATTCCACCATCCCCCATATACCCATAAAATAAAAGATGGTAAGAAGGATCGCCCGCAAAAATCTGTTCAAACTCTCGGGTGCAATCTGCCAGGAAAGATACCGGATAAATAATGCCATCTGCCAGAAATAACCTTCAATCAGGCTGTAGCCGGTTTTTTCCTGGGTTTTACGGGGCAAAAGATACTGGGGTCCATATTGCCGCCGGTGCAGAGCATCGTCAAAGGCTTTAAAACTCGCACCCGGTTCACATTCATTTATCCGGGGTGCAATATTCTCACCTTTCAGGTATCTTTCCTGAACGGCTTTATCTTTGTATAACTCAGTCAGCTTTTTTGACCTTATTGGTAGATATAATTCTGAGGAGACACCAATTATTACCAGCATAATGCCTGACCAGAAAAAGGCCGAGTGGGCATACTTCTTCGGGTTATTCAGAGGCAGAATGATGCCCAAAAGAATGATGAACAAGAGCAGGATGATTGAAGGGGTATAAAGATTTTCGGGTGCAATGAAGAGAAGGAAGAAAAGAATTATCTGAAAAAAACCAAACAGCAATAAAAGCCAGTCTTTTAAGTAGCGTCGATCTACGACAAAAATGAAGACATATATCGGTAAAAAGGCAAGAAATGGAGTGAGATGAATACCGGTGGTGAGAAATATCAAATAAAAGGAGAGCAATAGGTAATTATTCTTCGGTTGCCCATTTTTAACACTCTCATACCAGAGCAAGACGATATAATTTGCCAGCAAAAAAACGAAGGTTGATGCTCCATAAACCTCGGTCTCAATCGCGTTCTCCCAGACCGTATAAAAGAAACTGACTAAAAGGGTTGTGCCAAACGCCACCAAAAGTTGAGTGAGGTTTTTTTCGTTCCTAGACCAAAATCTGAATATCTTCAACAAAATACGATAGAAAAGAAATACTGATAATAAGGTAAAGGTTACGGCGATGAGATTCATATGCCAGGCGACCTCTTTAGAAAAGATGCTGGCAACTGAACCCACCAGCATCAACCAGACCCGGCCGATGACCACATACAGCGGTGTGCCCGGTGGATGGGGAATCCCCAAAGTATAGGAACAGGCGATAAATTCGCCACAGTCCCAGAAAGAAACCGTCGGTGCCATCGTATATAAATAAACGCCACCGGTAAAAATTAAAATAATAAAAAGGAGTAATCTCTCCAGTTTATCAAGGTCCATAAAACCTCCAGCCTTCAATGATAATCAAAAATGCCCTTCTGTCAAGTAGCGGAGAAATTCCGCTTCCGAGATGAATTTTAATTCTTTGTATATTTGGATTTGCCTTGAAAACCCT is a window from the candidate division WOR-3 bacterium genome containing:
- a CDS encoding DUF2723 domain-containing protein, which encodes MDLDKLERLLLFIILIFTGGVYLYTMAPTVSFWDCGEFIACSYTLGIPHPPGTPLYVVIGRVWLMLVGSVASIFSKEVAWHMNLIAVTFTLLSVFLFYRILLKIFRFWSRNEKNLTQLLVAFGTTLLVSFFYTVWENAIETEVYGASTFVFLLANYIVLLWYESVKNGQPKNNYLLLSFYLIFLTTGIHLTPFLAFLPIYVFIFVVDRRYLKDWLLLLFGFFQIILFFLLFIAPENLYTPSIILLLFIILLGIILPLNNPKKYAHSAFFWSGIMLVIIGVSSELYLPIRSKKLTELYKDKAVQERYLKGENIAPRINECEPGASFKAFDDALHRRQYGPQYLLPRKTQEKTGYSLIEGYFWQMALFIRYLSWQIAPESLNRFLRAILLTIFYFMGIWGMVELFKRERKLFIFMMLIFFMLTFAMVGYLNLRFSPSDANPKHQEREVRERDYFFHTSDVYFGLLIGLGFYAFVEWLKKETKNNRYAQTGAYAGIIVFGIIPFFTNLPLNNRYGNFIPKDYGINMLTSCDKNAIVFTNGDNDTFPLWFAQEVLGYRRDVIVANLSLINTDWYIRHLKYWGAPITFSEHTINRLTPQMTPDRRIIYVKDIMIRHIIATNAGIELKDRDYFIPLDEFARKYMKSYKEKRPIYFASTVSPENYKGLDPYLRLEGLVYRVTSDSMDMTYNVDIEKTQDYFFRRFRYTGLFKPEHYPFLAQILDNFTERKKQGEFPDYYVARDENTDRLYTNYAAGLFGLGLALQAKGDVTGTINAWRFAMIFEPAQRFPFAYNLGLLYAQIGMLDSADAMFAQVKTNDPANLMRLGMVYRSLGRYEKALEYFQSVVTAQPRNAQGYMALLATYLDMHDTTSAKKVIRQWLMINPTDTSALNMLKELGG